A stretch of the Marinobacter sp. JH2 genome encodes the following:
- a CDS encoding VWA domain-containing protein has protein sequence MADFQFLRPLWLCLLFAIPLMYLLQNRLKQGDAGWSRYISPALLNPLIRRRGNASDRTSVSPFWPFSLALIVLAIALAGPSWRQAPTPLKQPQDSLVIALDLSLSMLATDTEPDRLTLAKRKIRDILEARQGGLTGLLVYAGDVHVVTPLTEDHRTVEAMLNVLEPTIMPAQGNRADLAVKEAINLLNNGAPGRGRILLIADDVSENYRSKVNEQLIVTPYALSTLTVGTEEGGPIPLPRHGFIRDGNTIVITKANPDALANLAHQSGGENHEMTLDDTDIRALNLEPKATDDGLESEDGLTINRRQDDGYWLLWLALPLLLMGWRRGAFALLALCILPITMAPRPAMALDWDSLWQREDQRGPQLIEQNPNNAAEVLEQPDWRGSALYRAGKYEAAIEAFSRSGDINGDYNRGNALARASKLEEALEVYEQVLKEQPDHADAQFNRDLVKQLLEQQQNQQQDGEENQDQNSQQNNSDNQSSDSQEGDNSQSSDGNESQNGEQQDQENQQSSENQNQDGQQPQDQPEPSQSENEQETNAQPPEQHSEQTPGAEAPAPVSEHPLSQGQEQLLRRVPDNPGGLLQRKFLQQYQQRQTQRDEGDTPW, from the coding sequence GTGGCTGATTTCCAATTTTTGCGGCCCCTTTGGCTTTGTTTACTCTTTGCTATTCCGTTGATGTACCTGCTCCAAAATCGCCTGAAACAAGGCGATGCCGGCTGGAGCCGTTATATTTCCCCGGCCCTGCTCAACCCACTGATTCGCCGGCGCGGCAACGCGTCTGATCGAACCTCTGTGTCTCCCTTCTGGCCCTTTAGCCTCGCTCTTATCGTTCTGGCCATTGCGTTAGCTGGCCCTAGCTGGCGGCAAGCTCCAACACCGCTCAAGCAACCGCAAGACAGCCTGGTGATTGCGCTGGATTTGTCCTTATCTATGCTGGCCACGGATACCGAGCCGGACAGGCTGACTCTGGCGAAGCGCAAGATCCGGGATATTCTAGAGGCACGCCAAGGCGGCCTTACGGGGCTGCTGGTGTATGCCGGTGACGTCCACGTAGTAACCCCCCTGACCGAAGACCACCGCACCGTTGAAGCCATGCTCAACGTGCTCGAACCCACAATTATGCCGGCCCAAGGCAACCGCGCCGACCTTGCCGTGAAGGAAGCCATCAATCTACTGAACAATGGCGCGCCCGGGCGTGGTCGTATTCTTCTGATTGCCGATGATGTTTCCGAGAACTATCGAAGCAAGGTAAATGAGCAACTCATCGTTACGCCTTACGCGCTCAGCACTCTAACCGTTGGCACCGAAGAAGGCGGCCCGATCCCCCTGCCCCGTCACGGTTTCATTCGGGACGGGAACACCATCGTGATTACCAAAGCCAACCCCGATGCGCTTGCGAACCTGGCCCACCAATCCGGTGGAGAAAATCACGAAATGACGCTCGATGACACCGACATTCGAGCATTGAACTTAGAACCCAAAGCGACTGATGATGGGCTGGAAAGCGAGGATGGCCTCACCATCAACCGCCGGCAAGACGATGGTTATTGGTTGCTATGGTTGGCACTCCCATTATTGCTGATGGGATGGCGCCGCGGGGCATTTGCCCTTCTCGCGCTCTGCATACTGCCAATTACCATGGCACCAAGGCCCGCAATGGCGCTGGACTGGGATAGCCTGTGGCAAAGAGAAGATCAGCGTGGCCCGCAACTGATCGAGCAAAACCCAAATAATGCCGCCGAGGTTTTGGAACAACCCGATTGGCGGGGCTCGGCTCTCTACAGGGCAGGCAAATATGAAGCGGCCATCGAAGCCTTTTCAAGATCCGGCGATATTAACGGCGACTACAATCGCGGCAATGCACTGGCCCGGGCCAGCAAGTTGGAAGAGGCACTTGAAGTCTACGAGCAAGTACTGAAAGAACAGCCCGACCATGCCGACGCCCAATTTAATCGTGATCTGGTAAAACAACTGCTGGAGCAACAACAAAACCAGCAGCAAGACGGCGAAGAGAATCAGGACCAAAACTCCCAACAGAACAATTCCGATAACCAAAGCAGCGACTCTCAAGAAGGCGATAACTCGCAGTCCAGCGATGGCAACGAAAGCCAGAACGGAGAACAACAGGATCAAGAAAACCAACAATCATCCGAAAACCAAAATCAGGACGGTCAGCAGCCCCAGGATCAACCAGAGCCAAGCCAGTCTGAAAACGAGCAAGAAACTAACGCGCAGCCACCGGAGCAACATTCAGAGCAGACACCCGGCGCCGAAGCTCCCGCACCGGTGAGTGAGCACCCCCTGAGCCAAGGGCAAGAACAGTTGCTACGCCGAGTGCCGGACAACCCGGGGGGCTTGCTGCAACGTAAGTTCCTGCAACAGTATCAACAACGCCAGACCCAACGCGACGAGGGCGATACACCATGGTAA
- the ccmI gene encoding c-type cytochrome biogenesis protein CcmI, giving the protein MTQETFWIASAVLILFAMAFVLYPVLFHRPKSRIELDLRNQNLLAYKSRLRELEVEHEAGILDQQGYEQLKDELAGSMLDDVPENAQPEKRIPGRRSAMAVALLAILLLPAGAFFAYEEWGSMGQVEQYLTMQEMNASGADQAARMSELADQLRERLQENPENIDGWAMLAQTYMRVERYDEAAKAYQRLAESVTDDPASSAVAYGLSAQALFFKTEGQITPAVQQAIDNALALDATEVNSLGLLGIHAFSQQNYRQAIEYWETITEAAPNHPQIASIRGGIAEAYGRLGETPPSQAAEEAPATSAGVDLRVSIDATFKEQVPADTTLFIFARPAGATGGAPVAVTRLTAGALPVNVRLDDNYAMSSEATISAVDEVVVVARLTRSGSISAQPGDWQGQVTADVVAPDAAGQPVELIINQQLTN; this is encoded by the coding sequence ATGACTCAAGAAACCTTTTGGATTGCCTCAGCGGTATTGATTTTGTTCGCTATGGCATTCGTGTTGTATCCGGTGCTTTTCCATCGGCCCAAATCAAGAATTGAATTAGATCTTAGAAATCAAAACCTGCTGGCCTACAAATCGCGCCTCCGGGAGCTGGAAGTCGAACACGAAGCCGGTATTTTGGACCAGCAAGGTTACGAACAGCTGAAAGACGAACTGGCTGGTTCGATGTTGGATGATGTGCCTGAAAACGCTCAGCCCGAAAAACGCATACCGGGGCGCCGAAGTGCCATGGCGGTGGCTTTGTTAGCGATTTTGTTGCTGCCAGCGGGTGCTTTTTTTGCCTATGAGGAATGGGGTTCTATGGGGCAGGTGGAGCAGTATCTCACCATGCAGGAGATGAATGCTTCCGGGGCAGATCAGGCGGCTCGTATGTCGGAACTCGCCGACCAGCTGCGTGAACGTCTGCAAGAAAACCCCGAGAATATTGACGGCTGGGCCATGCTCGCTCAAACCTATATGCGAGTAGAGCGTTATGATGAGGCTGCAAAGGCGTATCAGCGCCTTGCGGAATCGGTGACAGATGATCCTGCCTCAAGCGCGGTGGCTTACGGTTTATCTGCGCAGGCGTTATTTTTCAAAACGGAAGGGCAAATCACGCCAGCCGTTCAGCAGGCCATCGACAATGCCTTGGCGCTGGATGCGACCGAAGTGAATTCGCTGGGCTTGCTCGGTATTCACGCCTTTAGTCAGCAGAATTATCGTCAAGCTATCGAGTATTGGGAAACCATTACAGAAGCGGCACCCAATCATCCGCAAATTGCATCGATTCGTGGTGGTATCGCAGAAGCTTATGGCCGGTTGGGTGAAACGCCGCCTTCTCAGGCCGCCGAGGAAGCCCCGGCTACATCGGCGGGCGTGGACCTTCGTGTGTCCATAGACGCAACGTTCAAAGAGCAGGTGCCTGCCGACACCACGTTGTTTATTTTCGCCCGCCCGGCAGGGGCGACAGGCGGTGCGCCGGTTGCAGTCACGCGGTTAACGGCGGGAGCCTTGCCGGTTAATGTCCGTCTGGATGACAACTATGCGATGTCGTCGGAAGCGACCATTTCCGCTGTCGACGAAGTCGTCGTAGTGGCACGCCTGACCCGTAGCGGTTCAATCAGCGCCCAACCCGGCGATTGGCAAGGACAGGTCACAGCGGACGTTGTTGCGCCGGATGCCGCTGGCCAGCCGGTGGAACTGATCATCAACCAGCAGCTGACTAACTGA
- a CDS encoding VWA domain-containing protein → MISLAYPWALLLALLPLLLISRKQQSEPVDAPVIPVGHWLADMPGVSTQGKTNPWWRRLLILAAWLCLVVALARPQHVGEQVQMPITGRDLMLVVDISPSMEEQDMVLRGRSINRLQAVKRVLNDFIDQREGDRLGLILFGTEPYVQAPLTFDRETVRTLLLESGLGMAGRATAIGDAVGLAVKRLRDRPQEQRVAIMLTDGANTAGEISPDKAIDIAAAAGVRLYTIGIGAESVIQQGLLGTRRVNPSRDLDEELLNRMADQTGGRYFRARSLPELEMIYDSINQLEPIEQEGQFFRPVTELFVWPAGFAIIIWLLLTAFRFANSRSTPETEAYRG, encoded by the coding sequence ATGATCAGCCTTGCATATCCGTGGGCCTTACTACTTGCTTTACTGCCCCTGTTGCTGATTTCACGAAAGCAACAGAGCGAGCCCGTGGATGCACCGGTTATTCCTGTCGGGCATTGGCTTGCCGATATGCCGGGAGTCAGCACTCAGGGCAAAACCAATCCTTGGTGGCGAAGGTTGTTGATTCTGGCCGCCTGGCTTTGCCTTGTGGTCGCACTTGCCCGACCTCAGCATGTGGGCGAGCAAGTTCAAATGCCTATCACCGGACGCGATCTGATGTTGGTCGTCGATATTTCACCCAGCATGGAAGAACAAGACATGGTGTTGCGTGGGCGCAGCATCAATCGCCTGCAAGCGGTAAAGCGAGTGCTTAACGACTTCATCGATCAGCGGGAAGGCGATCGGCTTGGTTTGATTCTTTTCGGCACAGAACCCTACGTGCAAGCCCCCCTCACCTTCGACCGGGAAACCGTTCGGACGCTATTGCTTGAATCCGGTTTAGGCATGGCAGGGCGCGCGACCGCCATCGGAGATGCTGTTGGCCTTGCGGTAAAACGGCTGCGCGACCGACCACAAGAACAGCGTGTCGCCATCATGCTAACCGACGGTGCCAACACTGCTGGCGAAATTAGCCCGGATAAAGCCATTGATATCGCCGCTGCAGCCGGCGTAAGGCTCTACACCATCGGCATTGGTGCTGAATCGGTGATTCAACAGGGCTTGCTTGGCACCCGCCGGGTAAACCCGTCTCGGGATCTGGACGAAGAGTTACTTAACCGAATGGCCGACCAAACCGGCGGTCGGTACTTTCGTGCCCGCAGCCTGCCAGAGCTTGAGATGATTTACGACAGCATCAATCAACTGGAGCCCATTGAACAGGAGGGGCAATTTTTCCGGCCTGTGACCGAGCTGTTCGTATGGCCAGCTGGCTTTGCCATCATAATCTGGCTGCTGTTAACGGCCTTCCGCTTCGCCAATTCTCGCTCTACGCCGGAAACGGAGGCTTATCGTGGCTGA
- a CDS encoding cytochrome c-type biogenesis protein, translating into MRNIQAALLLLMLSAVGVQAEVREVYDFDTRAEEQRYQNLIAELRCPKCQNQNIADSNAPISKDMRDQVYRLMKKGASNDEIVGDLVGRFGEFVQYKPPVDKRTILLWAFPAIAVITGVAIVAGVAIRSRKREEEESALSPDELARVKKMLADKDQQA; encoded by the coding sequence ATGCGTAATATTCAAGCTGCGTTATTGCTCTTAATGCTGAGTGCCGTTGGTGTGCAGGCCGAAGTGAGAGAAGTGTATGACTTTGACACTCGGGCCGAAGAGCAGCGCTATCAAAATCTGATTGCGGAATTACGTTGCCCCAAGTGCCAGAACCAGAACATTGCCGATTCCAACGCACCGATCTCGAAAGACATGCGGGATCAGGTCTATCGGTTGATGAAGAAGGGTGCCAGCAACGATGAGATCGTGGGCGATTTGGTGGGGCGTTTCGGTGAGTTTGTGCAATACAAACCGCCCGTGGACAAACGGACCATCCTGCTGTGGGCCTTCCCGGCGATTGCGGTGATTACGGGTGTGGCTATCGTTGCCGGCGTTGCCATCCGGTCCCGCAAGCGCGAAGAGGAAGAGTCGGCACTAAGCCCCGACGAACTAGCCCGCGTTAAAAAGATGCTGGCAGACAAGGATCAGCAAGCCTGA
- the ccmD gene encoding heme exporter protein CcmD, with protein MAFESFSAFLAMEGHGPYVWTCYAVFAILVAGTGLWSAKRHQATYHMCKRSYEQQNPKGQSASKAAATFTRVEISQD; from the coding sequence ATGGCATTTGAATCGTTTTCAGCATTTCTCGCCATGGAAGGCCATGGTCCCTACGTTTGGACCTGTTATGCCGTGTTCGCCATTCTGGTCGCGGGCACGGGTCTTTGGTCGGCGAAACGCCATCAAGCTACGTATCACATGTGTAAGCGCAGCTATGAACAGCAGAACCCGAAAGGGCAGTCCGCGTCAAAAGCCGCAGCGACGTTCACACGTGTTGAAATCTCTCAGGATTGA
- the ccmE gene encoding cytochrome c maturation protein CcmE yields MHPIRKKRLTILIFLVIGLAVAVGLTTYALRQNINLFYDPTEIAAGNAPVDVRIRAGGMVEEGSVKRDPESLSVRFRVTNFTDSVPVEYVGILPDLFAEGQGVVAMGRLNNEGLFVADQVLAKHDENYMPPEVADALEKSSKGQHKSPYADKAAESQAY; encoded by the coding sequence ATGCACCCGATTCGTAAGAAAAGACTGACCATATTGATTTTTCTTGTTATTGGTTTAGCCGTTGCGGTTGGTCTGACCACCTATGCGTTGCGCCAGAACATCAATCTGTTTTACGACCCCACTGAAATTGCCGCGGGCAATGCGCCAGTCGATGTACGGATTCGAGCTGGCGGCATGGTTGAGGAGGGAAGCGTTAAACGTGACCCGGAGAGCCTTTCGGTTCGTTTCCGGGTGACAAACTTCACGGATTCTGTCCCAGTTGAGTATGTCGGCATCCTGCCGGATCTCTTTGCGGAAGGCCAAGGCGTGGTCGCCATGGGACGGCTGAACAACGAGGGTTTGTTTGTGGCGGATCAGGTGTTGGCGAAACACGATGAAAACTATATGCCACCGGAAGTGGCCGATGCGCTGGAAAAGTCATCGAAAGGACAGCACAAATCGCCATACGCTGACAAAGCTGCAGAATCCCAGGCTTATTGA
- a CDS encoding BatD family protein gives MVNNLLSSLFCLLFLLSGPLLANELTAEPDRDQLYEGEVLTLTVKGSMNIELNLSNLFNFDLSQLPSPNIEQVEPDFEILARNQRYSVQTVNGDMVGEITWTYQLAPTRSGTLTIPALKFKEATSKPVTIEVVSGTPPDQPDASRDSFVELSADKAEVYVQEQLVLTVQLYFSGNLIRGELSDPQHPDAIIESLGKQREFTTQRGGKRYRVVERRYAIFPQTPGDLELPAIRFEGQVREANGTLRFLRDSQQLYPVQVKSVPADYPADQPWLPADSLALAEDGLPDNDVLTAGSNLTRNIVMQAAGLPSEALPPLTVAYPSALRHYPEQPRRATEPTQDGLESTLQLEAALVPVHSGEITIPEVRVPWWNTQTDQLEAAVLPARSYRIEGGGTAAAPAVNEPSQPEPTAGQTPEGSPGTDADSRSPWLWTTLLLGSLWLITVALWWFSRRKQAASEVNDTPPVNGNEKDRFVQLTTAIQSGAPETPVLLVRWARERFPETNFNDTSDVVRHSNSRDLDEALRDFQASLYAAKTPESANSDKTVRDNLAKAVTQLRQGGVRKEDQNGLAPLYPAGLSS, from the coding sequence ATGGTAAATAACCTTCTGTCTTCCCTCTTTTGCCTCCTGTTCCTGCTTTCCGGTCCATTACTCGCCAACGAGCTGACAGCCGAGCCCGATCGGGATCAACTCTACGAGGGCGAAGTACTGACCTTGACGGTAAAAGGGTCGATGAACATCGAACTCAATCTCAGCAACCTGTTCAACTTTGATCTGTCGCAGTTACCTTCACCGAACATTGAGCAAGTGGAACCGGATTTCGAGATCCTCGCACGCAACCAACGCTACAGCGTGCAAACGGTCAATGGCGACATGGTGGGCGAGATCACCTGGACCTACCAACTCGCGCCGACACGCTCCGGAACCCTGACCATCCCGGCACTCAAATTTAAGGAAGCGACTTCCAAGCCTGTCACCATCGAAGTCGTATCAGGCACGCCCCCGGATCAACCGGACGCGAGCCGTGACAGTTTTGTTGAGTTGTCTGCAGACAAGGCCGAAGTCTACGTGCAAGAGCAGCTGGTATTGACCGTGCAGCTGTATTTCTCGGGCAACCTGATACGAGGGGAACTCTCTGACCCGCAACACCCCGACGCGATTATTGAAAGCCTGGGTAAACAGCGGGAGTTCACCACTCAGCGCGGCGGCAAACGGTACCGTGTGGTGGAGCGGCGTTATGCCATTTTCCCGCAAACGCCCGGAGACTTGGAGCTGCCCGCCATCCGTTTTGAAGGCCAAGTCAGAGAGGCCAACGGCACTCTACGGTTCCTGAGAGACAGCCAACAGCTCTACCCCGTGCAAGTAAAATCTGTGCCCGCGGATTACCCAGCAGACCAGCCTTGGCTGCCAGCAGACAGTCTCGCTTTGGCTGAAGACGGCCTACCGGATAACGACGTATTAACGGCAGGCAGCAATCTGACCCGAAACATTGTCATGCAGGCGGCTGGCCTACCCTCCGAGGCACTCCCGCCGCTCACGGTGGCCTATCCGAGCGCCCTTCGGCACTACCCAGAACAACCCCGAAGAGCCACTGAGCCCACTCAAGACGGGCTTGAGTCTACCCTGCAGCTCGAAGCTGCGCTGGTTCCGGTACATTCAGGCGAGATCACCATTCCGGAAGTTCGGGTACCTTGGTGGAACACCCAAACCGACCAATTGGAAGCAGCCGTTTTGCCGGCCCGCAGTTACCGAATTGAAGGTGGGGGTACTGCAGCAGCGCCGGCGGTCAACGAACCTTCACAGCCGGAGCCGACAGCCGGCCAAACACCCGAAGGAAGCCCCGGCACCGATGCGGACAGCCGCTCTCCGTGGCTCTGGACCACCCTGTTGCTAGGTAGCCTTTGGTTGATCACCGTTGCTCTTTGGTGGTTCTCTCGCAGAAAACAGGCAGCCTCAGAAGTGAACGATACGCCCCCCGTCAACGGCAACGAGAAAGACCGTTTTGTACAACTCACAACTGCGATTCAAAGCGGTGCACCTGAAACGCCGGTGCTGTTAGTTCGTTGGGCTCGGGAACGATTTCCCGAGACGAACTTTAACGACACTTCCGATGTCGTTCGCCACAGCAACAGCCGCGACCTTGATGAAGCACTGCGAGATTTTCAGGCCAGCCTCTATGCTGCGAAAACACCAGAATCGGCGAATTCCGATAAGACCGTGAGAGATAACTTGGCGAAAGCGGTGACTCAGCTAAGGCAAGGAGGCGTTAGGAAGGAAGATCAAAACGGGCTGGCCCCGCTTTACCCGGCCGGGCTGTCTAGCTAG
- a CDS encoding DsbE family thiol:disulfide interchange protein: MKRLLLFLPLVIAVGVGIFLAAGIGKDPTKLESARIGKPVPAFSLESLNNPTQLLDESLLKGEVALLNVWAEWCPSCWDEHEYLMWLSKEKGVRIVGLNYKDQRETAFSFLGRLGNPYDEIIFDPKGSLGFDLGVYGAPETFVIDANGIVQYRHVGVVNKQVWEEVLQPVIQKAKGNS; the protein is encoded by the coding sequence ATGAAGCGTTTGCTGTTGTTTTTGCCTTTGGTTATCGCGGTCGGTGTTGGCATTTTTCTGGCGGCAGGTATTGGCAAAGATCCTACCAAGCTGGAGTCGGCACGCATTGGCAAACCGGTTCCGGCTTTTAGCCTGGAAAGTTTGAACAATCCAACCCAACTGTTGGATGAATCACTACTGAAGGGTGAAGTGGCCCTGTTGAATGTGTGGGCGGAGTGGTGCCCATCCTGCTGGGACGAGCATGAATACCTGATGTGGTTGTCGAAAGAGAAGGGCGTTCGCATCGTGGGGCTTAACTACAAAGACCAGCGCGAAACAGCATTCAGCTTTCTCGGGCGTTTGGGCAATCCCTACGATGAAATTATCTTTGACCCCAAAGGTTCGCTGGGTTTTGATCTCGGCGTATACGGCGCGCCCGAGACCTTTGTTATTGACGCTAATGGCATTGTTCAGTACCGCCACGTAGGTGTAGTGAACAAGCAAGTGTGGGAAGAAGTGCTGCAGCCAGTTATTCAAAAGGCCAAGGGGAATAGCTAA
- a CDS encoding DUF4381 domain-containing protein — MNPQDPLTQLKDIHLPETGGWWPPAPGWWLLAALCLIALIALVVAWKRHRARTLWKRQAKAELATLGQQIRNEPSWYGDLNQLLKRVARQTHEHRHPESMTGDQWVGFLLDTLPKDRIASRPTAEAMVAAAWQPKPAIDPRNALTFATFWLEAQL; from the coding sequence ATGAACCCGCAAGATCCACTCACCCAGCTGAAAGATATTCATCTACCTGAAACCGGTGGCTGGTGGCCTCCAGCACCCGGTTGGTGGTTGCTTGCAGCCTTGTGTCTGATCGCATTAATCGCGTTGGTGGTGGCCTGGAAACGTCATCGTGCGCGAACCTTGTGGAAGCGTCAGGCCAAAGCCGAGCTGGCAACACTGGGCCAACAGATACGCAACGAACCTAGTTGGTACGGTGATCTGAACCAACTGCTCAAGCGTGTTGCACGCCAAACTCACGAGCATCGTCATCCAGAATCGATGACCGGCGACCAATGGGTAGGGTTCCTGCTGGACACCCTCCCCAAAGACCGCATTGCATCTCGCCCGACAGCAGAAGCGATGGTTGCCGCTGCCTGGCAACCCAAACCGGCTATCGATCCTCGTAATGCACTGACATTTGCAACATTTTGGCTGGAGGCCCAGCTATGA
- a CDS encoding heme lyase CcmF/NrfE family subunit, protein MYPELGQVSLILALLLALLLSVVPLTGALTGRDSLQAFARPLASGMFVFTGLAFAILTHAFIVDDFSVAYVANNSNSMLPWFYKFSAVWGGHEGSLLLWILMLTGWTLAVAVFSRKLPSTMVSQVLSVMGMVCVGFFLFIILTSNPFDRLLPNIPADGQDLNPLLQDIGLIIHPPMLYMGYVGFSVAFAFALAALINGRLDAAWARWSRPWTTVAWSFLTIGIALGSWWAYYELGWGGWWFWDPVENASLLPWLSGTALMHSLAVTEKRGVFKSWTVLLAIVTFALSLLGTFLVRSGVLTSVHAFASDPERGTFLLMLLGITVIGSLVLYAFRAPVVHVRSRYGSLSREIFLLLNNVLLVTATLLVAIGTLYPLVLDYLDMGKLSIGEPFFNTTFSPLAVATGLLLGAGVFSRWKKTDGGWLGRKLLWPLAVSLTASVAVILIYGDFKPWAFAGVFAAVWVAVATFWDLWDKSASRQGRLYGLKRQSRSYWGMVMGHLGVAMVMAGATVVSNYGIERDVRMVPGDSAMVGDYEIVFIDIGNRRGANFTAQYGSFDVLLDGKKISELHPEKRNYPVGMSVMTEADIDGGLFRDIFVAIGERISDDAWAIRLQYKPLIRWLWLGALVMAIGGFLAIADKRYRIREKKQAKVAGGSAKVGSTQAAGATS, encoded by the coding sequence ATGTATCCGGAGCTCGGGCAAGTTTCACTGATACTCGCGCTGTTGCTGGCGTTGCTTCTTTCTGTTGTGCCGCTGACGGGAGCGTTAACCGGGCGTGATAGCCTGCAGGCCTTTGCCCGACCGTTGGCGTCGGGCATGTTCGTATTTACGGGGTTAGCCTTCGCCATTCTGACCCATGCCTTCATAGTGGACGATTTTTCCGTCGCCTATGTCGCCAACAACAGCAACAGCATGTTGCCCTGGTTTTATAAGTTCAGCGCAGTATGGGGCGGGCACGAAGGCTCGCTGTTGCTGTGGATTCTTATGCTGACGGGCTGGACCCTTGCAGTGGCGGTATTCAGCCGCAAGCTCCCGTCCACCATGGTGTCACAAGTTCTGTCTGTGATGGGCATGGTGTGCGTGGGTTTCTTCCTGTTCATTATTCTTACGTCCAACCCTTTCGATCGCCTGTTGCCAAACATTCCCGCAGATGGTCAGGATCTCAACCCGCTCTTGCAAGACATCGGTCTGATCATACACCCACCTATGCTTTACATGGGCTATGTCGGGTTTTCTGTTGCCTTTGCCTTCGCCTTGGCCGCATTGATTAATGGCCGTCTGGATGCAGCCTGGGCCCGTTGGTCTCGGCCTTGGACAACCGTCGCCTGGTCTTTCCTCACCATTGGCATTGCATTGGGAAGCTGGTGGGCCTACTACGAGCTTGGCTGGGGCGGCTGGTGGTTCTGGGATCCGGTCGAAAACGCATCCTTACTGCCTTGGTTGTCGGGCACCGCATTAATGCACTCGTTAGCGGTGACTGAAAAGCGCGGCGTATTCAAAAGCTGGACCGTATTGCTGGCCATCGTAACCTTCGCGTTGAGCTTGTTGGGCACCTTCTTAGTTCGCTCTGGCGTCTTGACCTCTGTTCATGCTTTCGCGTCTGATCCGGAGCGAGGCACCTTCCTGCTCATGCTGCTGGGTATAACCGTGATTGGCAGCTTGGTGCTGTACGCATTCCGCGCGCCGGTGGTGCACGTGCGTTCACGCTATGGCTCATTGTCCCGGGAAATATTCTTGTTGCTGAACAACGTGCTGTTGGTGACGGCAACACTGTTGGTCGCTATCGGAACGCTGTATCCGCTGGTTCTCGACTACTTGGATATGGGCAAACTATCTATAGGTGAACCCTTCTTCAACACCACGTTTAGTCCGTTGGCGGTGGCGACCGGGTTACTTCTGGGTGCGGGTGTATTTTCCCGTTGGAAGAAAACTGACGGGGGATGGCTGGGGCGTAAGCTTCTTTGGCCACTGGCTGTAAGCTTAACCGCCAGTGTGGCGGTGATTCTAATCTATGGCGATTTCAAGCCTTGGGCCTTCGCCGGCGTATTCGCGGCGGTCTGGGTTGCAGTGGCGACATTCTGGGACTTGTGGGACAAGTCGGCGTCCCGCCAAGGACGTTTGTACGGTCTAAAGCGCCAGTCTCGAAGCTATTGGGGCATGGTCATGGGTCACCTGGGCGTTGCTATGGTGATGGCAGGGGCGACCGTGGTATCGAACTACGGCATAGAGCGCGATGTCCGTATGGTGCCCGGTGATTCGGCCATGGTAGGTGATTACGAAATCGTATTTATCGACATTGGTAACCGTCGTGGGGCTAACTTTACCGCGCAATACGGCAGCTTCGATGTGCTGTTGGATGGTAAAAAGATCTCCGAATTGCACCCCGAGAAACGTAATTACCCGGTAGGAATGAGCGTGATGACCGAGGCCGATATTGATGGTGGCCTTTTCCGGGACATTTTCGTCGCTATCGGAGAACGGATTTCTGACGATGCCTGGGCTATTCGCCTGCAGTACAAACCCTTGATTCGCTGGCTTTGGTTGGGGGCTTTGGTCATGGCCATTGGTGGTTTCCTGGCGATCGCCGATAAACGTTATCGTATTCGGGAAAAGAAACAGGCAAAAGTCGCTGGTGGATCTGCCAAAGTGGGTAGCACACAGGCGGCGGGAGCAACATCATGA